A region of Myxococcus stipitatus DSM 14675 DNA encodes the following proteins:
- a CDS encoding phosphotransferase family protein — protein MATHATSTVTLDTPGSVRSGEELNVAAVDAWLKQQVPSLEGTPTVTQFSGGASNWTYRLLYPHRDLILRRPPSGTKAKSAHDMSREYRVQQALKPAYPWVPQMVGLCQDPTILGTDFYVMERIEGLIPRAHLPRGLNLDRNQTRQLCLNVIDKLLELHAVDAQAVGLSSLGKGPGYPRRQVEGWSDRYEKARTWNVPSYRYVRDWLKANIPDDSATCVIHNDWRFDNVVLDPGEPTRVIGVLDWEMATLGDPLMDLGSALAYWVEADDTFFMRLTRRQPTHLPGMLRRQEVVEYYLQRSGLKPTNWTFYEVFGIFRLAVIIQQIYYRYHHKQTRNPAFKNFWTLVTYFDWRCKRIIGKAGR, from the coding sequence ATGGCCACCCACGCCACCTCCACCGTCACCCTCGACACGCCCGGCTCGGTGCGCTCGGGGGAGGAGCTGAATGTCGCGGCCGTCGATGCGTGGCTGAAGCAGCAGGTGCCCTCGCTCGAAGGCACGCCCACGGTGACGCAGTTCTCCGGCGGCGCATCCAACTGGACGTATCGCCTCCTGTACCCCCACCGGGACCTCATCCTGCGCAGGCCCCCCTCGGGCACGAAGGCCAAGTCCGCGCACGACATGTCTCGCGAGTACCGCGTGCAGCAGGCGCTCAAGCCCGCCTACCCGTGGGTGCCGCAGATGGTGGGGCTGTGCCAGGACCCGACCATCCTGGGCACGGACTTCTACGTCATGGAGCGCATCGAGGGACTCATCCCTCGCGCCCACCTGCCTCGCGGGCTGAACCTGGACCGGAACCAGACGCGCCAGCTCTGTCTCAACGTCATCGACAAGCTGCTGGAGCTGCACGCGGTGGATGCGCAGGCCGTGGGCCTGTCGTCGCTGGGCAAGGGCCCGGGCTATCCCCGCCGTCAGGTGGAGGGCTGGTCGGACCGTTACGAGAAGGCGCGGACGTGGAACGTGCCGAGCTACCGCTACGTGCGCGACTGGCTCAAGGCCAACATCCCCGACGACAGCGCCACCTGCGTCATCCACAACGACTGGCGCTTCGACAACGTGGTGCTGGACCCGGGGGAGCCCACGCGAGTCATTGGCGTGCTCGACTGGGAGATGGCCACGCTGGGCGACCCGCTGATGGACCTGGGCAGCGCGCTGGCCTACTGGGTGGAGGCGGATGACACGTTCTTCATGCGGCTCACGCGTCGTCAGCCCACGCACCTGCCCGGCATGCTGCGGCGACAGGAGGTCGTCGAGTACTACCTCCAGCGCTCCGGCCTGAAGCCCACCAACTGGACCTTCTACGAGGTCTTCGGAATCTTCCGGCTCGCCGTCATCATCCAGCAAATCTATTACCGCTATCACCACAAGCAGACGCGCAACCCGGCGTTCAAGAACTTCTGGACGCTGGTGACCTACTTCGACTGGCGCTGCAAGCGCATCATCGGGAAGGCAGGACGCTGA
- a CDS encoding histidine phosphatase family protein, producing MGAVYLIRHGQASFGAANYDQLSETGYVQARVLGEALKARQTKVDTVVMGTLARHQQTAETCLKALGTEIAPTRIPGFNEFDHVELIVRHTPRYADHAAWMEDLATAPDPHRAIQDMFGQAVARWLAGQHDHEYAESWPAFQQRCIRALDSLIQDLGPSKTALVFTSGGPVTAICQHLLHIPDEHAFRLNWTLANCGITKVVYSDRGHHLSTLNEHAHFEGPHRGLVTYR from the coding sequence ATGGGCGCTGTGTATCTCATCCGTCATGGACAGGCGTCCTTCGGCGCGGCGAACTATGACCAGCTCTCCGAGACGGGCTACGTCCAGGCTCGCGTCCTGGGCGAGGCCCTCAAGGCCCGGCAGACGAAGGTCGACACAGTCGTCATGGGGACGCTCGCCCGCCATCAGCAGACGGCGGAGACGTGCCTGAAGGCGCTCGGGACGGAGATCGCGCCGACGCGCATCCCGGGCTTCAATGAGTTCGACCACGTCGAGCTCATCGTCCGGCACACACCGCGCTATGCGGACCACGCAGCCTGGATGGAGGACCTCGCCACGGCGCCGGACCCGCATCGGGCCATCCAGGACATGTTCGGGCAGGCCGTGGCGCGGTGGCTCGCGGGCCAGCACGACCACGAGTACGCCGAGTCCTGGCCCGCGTTCCAGCAGCGGTGCATCCGGGCGCTCGACTCGCTCATCCAGGACCTGGGGCCGTCGAAGACGGCGCTCGTGTTCACCTCGGGCGGCCCCGTCACGGCCATCTGCCAGCACTTGCTCCACATCCCGGACGAGCACGCGTTCCGGCTGAACTGGACGCTCGCCAACTGCGGCATCACCAAGGTCGTCTACAGCGACCGGGGCCACCACCTCTCGACGCTCAACGAGCACGCCCACTTCGAGGGACCGCACCGCGGCCTCGTCACGTACCGCTGA
- a CDS encoding SDR family oxidoreductase produces the protein MRKNILITGASSGLGEGMAREFAARGHHLALCARRTDRLEALRSELLAKHPGLHISVRELDVNEHERVFEVFNAFAEDLGSLDRIIINAGIGVGKRLGTGNFATNVKTAQTNFVAAVAQCEAAVGILRKQGQGHLVTISSMSAMRGLPRHLTVYAATKAGLATLTEGIRAELLGTPIKVSTIYPGYIHTELNAGAKKLPFAVDAEKGSRALVKAIEREPVSAYVPGWPWTVVGFFLRNLPLELVAKMS, from the coding sequence GTGCGAAAGAACATCCTGATTACGGGCGCGAGCTCGGGGCTGGGTGAGGGCATGGCTCGGGAGTTCGCGGCGCGGGGACACCACCTCGCGCTGTGTGCTCGTCGGACGGACCGGTTGGAGGCGCTGCGCTCGGAATTGCTGGCGAAGCACCCGGGCCTTCACATCTCCGTGCGCGAGCTGGATGTGAACGAGCACGAGCGCGTGTTCGAGGTCTTCAACGCCTTCGCGGAGGACCTGGGGAGCCTGGACCGCATCATCATCAACGCGGGCATCGGCGTGGGGAAGCGGCTGGGCACGGGCAACTTCGCCACCAACGTGAAGACGGCGCAGACGAACTTCGTGGCCGCCGTCGCGCAGTGCGAAGCCGCGGTGGGCATCTTGCGCAAGCAGGGCCAGGGGCATCTGGTCACCATCTCGTCGATGAGCGCGATGCGCGGGTTGCCTCGCCACCTCACGGTGTACGCGGCCACCAAGGCGGGGCTCGCGACGCTGACGGAGGGCATCCGCGCCGAATTGCTCGGTACGCCCATCAAGGTCTCGACCATCTATCCCGGCTACATCCACACAGAGCTGAACGCGGGGGCGAAGAAGCTGCCGTTCGCCGTGGATGCGGAGAAGGGCTCACGCGCGCTGGTGAAGGCCATCGAGCGCGAGCCGGTGAGCGCCTACGTCCCCGGCTGGCCCTGGACCGTGGTGGGGTTCTTCCTGCGCAACCTGCCGCTCGAGCTCGTCGCGA